In Streptomyces sp. NBC_00414, a single window of DNA contains:
- the purQ gene encoding phosphoribosylformylglycinamidine synthase subunit PurQ, producing the protein MTARIGVVTFPGSLDDRDTQRAIKLAGAEPVALWHKDKDLNQVDAVVLPGGFSYGDYLRAGAISRFSPVMETVIEQAKSGMPVLGICNGFQILTEAHLLPGGMLGNDHLHFICRDQKLKVENAETAWTADYESGQEINIPLKNMDGRYVADERTLDMLEAEGRVVFRYVVGGEFADGFGNPNGSLRDIAGITNGAGNVVGLMPHPEHAVEPLVGSGRTDGLPFFTSILKKLVNA; encoded by the coding sequence GTGACCGCTCGTATTGGCGTCGTCACTTTCCCCGGAAGCCTCGACGACCGGGACACCCAGCGGGCGATCAAGCTCGCCGGCGCCGAACCCGTCGCTCTCTGGCACAAGGACAAGGACCTCAACCAGGTCGACGCCGTTGTCCTGCCGGGCGGTTTCTCGTACGGCGACTATCTGCGTGCCGGTGCGATCTCGCGCTTCTCGCCGGTCATGGAGACGGTGATTGAGCAGGCGAAGTCGGGAATGCCGGTGCTCGGCATCTGCAACGGCTTCCAGATCCTCACCGAGGCACATCTCCTTCCCGGCGGGATGCTCGGCAACGACCACCTCCACTTCATCTGCCGTGACCAGAAGTTGAAGGTGGAGAACGCGGAGACCGCCTGGACCGCGGACTACGAGTCCGGCCAGGAGATCAACATCCCGCTGAAGAACATGGACGGGCGGTACGTCGCCGACGAGCGCACCCTCGACATGCTGGAGGCGGAGGGCCGCGTCGTCTTCCGTTACGTGGTCGGCGGCGAGTTCGCCGACGGCTTCGGCAATCCCAACGGCTCGCTGCGGGACATCGCCGGCATCACGAACGGGGCGGGCAACGTCGTCGGTCTGATGCCGCACCCGGAGCACGCTGTCGAGCCCCTCGTCGGGTCCGGCCGCACCGACGGCCTGCCCTTCTTCACCTCGATCCTCAAGAAGCTGGTCAACGCATGA
- a CDS encoding histone-like nucleoid-structuring protein Lsr2, which yields MAQRVVVTLSDDIDGSEAAETIAFGLDGKSYEIDLNPANAEQLRRALEPYVEAGRKRSRSGKAYRQTAVAPDPAAVRAWAQSNKLEVPARGRIPKRVYEAFTAAQ from the coding sequence GTGGCGCAGCGTGTCGTAGTCACTCTCTCCGACGACATCGACGGCTCGGAAGCGGCGGAAACGATCGCCTTCGGTCTGGACGGCAAGTCGTACGAGATCGACCTGAATCCGGCCAACGCCGAGCAGTTGCGCAGGGCGCTGGAGCCGTATGTGGAGGCCGGCCGGAAGCGGTCGCGCTCCGGGAAGGCGTACCGGCAGACGGCGGTGGCTCCCGATCCGGCGGCCGTCCGGGCGTGGGCGCAGTCCAACAAGCTGGAGGTGCCTGCGCGAGGGCGGATTCCCAAGAGGGTGTACGAGGCGTTCA
- a CDS encoding META domain-containing protein: MHTQRRNLSALSPRVGLSALAVTGLLATAACGTESGDGNGKEDSGSSSVGTRQDTGITGKQWNVESVTAGGKTQEAPAGAHIEFGKDGKVGGNYGCNHFGATAEIEGDTITVGDDTVKTKMACTADGAMSFESKLGEAISDSKIKADVNDDELTLTTEDGYTVKLTAEKPADLYGTKWNVTGTVKVDEKGDSKGGSAVALSSAAEGKVHLTFDEKGTVRGELGCNKVTAKATVGDGTITLGTPGTTRKMCSDSLMDTERSLLALFDGTVKYTLKGGNLTLTSENGAGLEAVAAK, encoded by the coding sequence ATGCACACGCAGCGACGCAACCTCAGCGCCCTCAGCCCGCGGGTCGGCCTCAGCGCCCTGGCGGTCACCGGACTCCTCGCCACGGCCGCCTGCGGCACGGAGAGCGGCGACGGAAACGGGAAGGAGGATTCCGGTTCCAGTTCCGTCGGGACCCGGCAGGACACCGGTATCACCGGCAAGCAGTGGAACGTCGAGAGCGTGACGGCCGGCGGCAAGACGCAGGAAGCCCCGGCCGGCGCCCACATCGAGTTCGGCAAGGACGGCAAGGTGGGTGGCAACTACGGCTGCAACCACTTCGGGGCCACCGCCGAGATCGAGGGCGACACGATCACGGTCGGCGACGACACCGTCAAGACGAAGATGGCCTGCACGGCCGACGGGGCCATGAGCTTCGAGTCGAAGCTGGGCGAGGCCATCTCCGACAGCAAGATCAAGGCCGACGTCAACGACGACGAACTGACGCTCACGACCGAGGACGGGTACACCGTGAAGCTGACGGCCGAGAAGCCCGCCGACCTCTACGGCACCAAGTGGAACGTCACCGGCACGGTGAAGGTCGACGAGAAGGGTGACTCCAAGGGCGGCTCCGCCGTCGCCCTGTCCTCCGCCGCCGAGGGCAAGGTCCACCTCACCTTCGACGAGAAGGGCACCGTCCGCGGCGAGCTCGGCTGCAACAAGGTGACCGCCAAGGCCACGGTCGGCGACGGCACTATCACTCTGGGCACGCCCGGTACCACCCGCAAGATGTGCTCCGACTCACTCATGGACACCGAGAGGTCCCTGCTGGCGCTCTTCGACGGCACCGTGAAGTACACGCTGAAGGGCGGCAATCTCACGCTGACCAGCGAAAACGGCGCTGGCCTGGAAGCAGTCGCCGCGAAGTGA
- a CDS encoding Uma2 family endonuclease codes for MTAMAERTSQMSVEEFETIAAAAPETVTLEFIDGRIGVKKVTDGDHDTIVSWLTKRCIQARPDLDVYHGRGLRVAAYRQGRAKPDAALTPEAHFAAYGEWADPDGVLMVVEVTSYDSDTDRRDRYEKPAAYGQAGIPLYLLIDRDSCTVTVHSAPDRTVGGYRAMHTAKFGETVSVPDPVGIELDTEILKNYVR; via the coding sequence ATGACGGCTATGGCCGAGCGCACGTCTCAGATGTCGGTGGAGGAGTTCGAAACGATCGCCGCAGCCGCTCCCGAGACCGTCACGTTGGAGTTCATCGACGGACGGATCGGAGTCAAGAAGGTGACGGACGGGGACCACGACACGATCGTGTCCTGGCTGACCAAACGCTGTATCCAAGCCCGACCGGACCTGGACGTGTACCACGGTCGAGGCCTCCGGGTGGCCGCGTATCGGCAAGGCCGGGCGAAGCCTGACGCCGCGCTCACGCCCGAAGCCCACTTTGCGGCATACGGCGAATGGGCCGACCCGGACGGGGTGCTCATGGTCGTCGAGGTCACCTCGTACGACTCGGACACGGACCGGCGGGACCGGTACGAGAAGCCGGCCGCGTACGGCCAGGCCGGGATCCCCTTGTATCTGCTGATCGACCGGGACTCCTGCACGGTCACCGTGCACAGCGCTCCGGACCGCACGGTCGGTGGATATCGCGCCATGCACACGGCGAAGTTCGGCGAGACCGTTTCCGTCCCCGATCCGGTCGGCATCGAACTCGACACGGAGATCCTGAAGAACTACGTCCGCTGA
- a CDS encoding maleylpyruvate isomerase family mycothiol-dependent enzyme: MPPPKRRPRTYDPAKTRTAVLAQFGNVRAAVRTLTPEQLAAPAGLGDWTVRELAAHLTMALEAVSRGLDRDEPAGPALALLDWPSTTAPRAGEVDDDVHALAAAEPDLDALYERTEARFGERLQDAPGGRLLTTRVGAMNLADHLVTRTVELVVHTDDLNAAVPGLDIPYDRQALAACTRLLADALAAKAPGASTEVRVPPYAVVQCVAGPRHTRGTPPNVVETDPLTWIRLATGRRRWQAALDDAKVRASGERADLGGLLPLMS; the protein is encoded by the coding sequence ATGCCCCCGCCCAAGAGACGCCCCCGCACCTACGACCCGGCAAAGACCCGCACCGCGGTCCTCGCCCAGTTCGGGAACGTACGGGCGGCCGTGCGCACCCTCACCCCCGAACAGCTCGCGGCACCCGCCGGACTCGGGGACTGGACCGTACGGGAGCTGGCCGCGCACCTGACCATGGCGCTGGAGGCCGTGAGCCGGGGCCTGGACCGCGACGAGCCCGCCGGACCCGCGCTCGCCCTGCTCGACTGGCCCTCCACCACCGCCCCGCGAGCCGGCGAGGTCGACGACGACGTACACGCGCTCGCCGCCGCCGAACCGGACCTCGACGCGCTGTACGAGCGCACGGAGGCCCGGTTCGGCGAACGGCTGCAGGACGCCCCCGGCGGACGGCTGCTCACCACCCGCGTGGGCGCGATGAACCTGGCCGACCACCTCGTCACCCGCACGGTGGAGCTGGTCGTCCACACCGACGACCTCAACGCGGCCGTCCCGGGACTCGACATCCCGTACGACCGCCAGGCCCTCGCCGCGTGCACCCGCCTGCTCGCCGACGCGCTCGCCGCGAAGGCGCCCGGCGCCTCCACCGAGGTGCGCGTACCGCCGTACGCGGTCGTGCAGTGCGTGGCGGGCCCGCGCCACACCCGCGGCACCCCGCCCAACGTCGTCGAGACGGATCCGCTCACCTGGATCCGCCTCGCGACCGGCCGTAGGCGCTGGCAGGCCGCCCTCGACGACGCGAAGGTCAGGGCGAGCGGAGAGCGCGCCGACCTGGGCGGTCTGCTTCCCCTCATGAGCTGA
- the purS gene encoding phosphoribosylformylglycinamidine synthase subunit PurS, producing MARVVVDVMLKPEILDPQGQAVQRALPRLGFEGISDVRQGKRFELEVDGPVDDTALARIHELAESFLANTVIEDFTVKVEEVAEAGK from the coding sequence GTGGCACGCGTCGTAGTCGACGTCATGCTCAAGCCGGAGATCCTCGACCCCCAGGGCCAGGCGGTGCAGCGTGCACTGCCGCGCCTCGGTTTCGAAGGCATCTCCGACGTCCGTCAGGGAAAGCGATTCGAACTGGAAGTGGACGGACCGGTGGACGACACCGCCCTCGCCCGCATCCATGAACTCGCCGAATCCTTCCTCGCCAACACCGTGATCGAGGACTTCACCGTCAAGGTCGAGGAAGTCGCGGAGGCCGGAAAGTGA
- the purL gene encoding phosphoribosylformylglycinamidine synthase subunit PurL produces MSRTPLDTVEHAAETPDVELPWAELGMKKDEYERVVEILGRRPTGAELAMYSVMWSEHCSYKSSKVHLRQFGEKAPQSDALLVGIGENAGVVDVGQGYAVTFKVESHNHPSYVEPYQGAATGVGGIVRDIIAMGARPVAVVDPLRFGAADHPDTKRVLPGVVAGIGGYGNCLGLPNIGGEVVFDACYQGNPLVNAGAIGVMRHEDIHLAKASGSGNKVILYGARTGGDGIGGASILASETFDDAKPSKRPAVQVGDPFQEKLLIECTLEAFAEKLVVGIQDLGAAGLSCATSELASNGSGGMRVTLDDVPLRDSTLSPEEILMSESQERMCAVVEPSKVDRFLEICDKWDVIATVIGEVTDGDRLEIFWHGGKIVDVDPRTVAHDGPVYERPYARPEWQDALQADDANKLPRPETSEELKKQVLQLVSSPNQASKSWITSQYDHFVQGNTVLAQPEDSGMIRIDAESGLGVAIATDGNGRYTKLDPYHGAQLALAEAYRNVATTGAKPLAVSDCLNFGSPEDPAVMWQFAEAIRGLADGCLQLGTPVTGGNVSLYNQTGEAAIHPTPVVAVLGVIDDVARRTPVAYREEGQLLYLLGDTHEEFGGSAWSQVVHDHLGGLPPKVDLERERLLGEILISASRDGMIDSAHDLSDGGLIQAVVESALLGDKGARLVVPDGLDAFTFLFSESAGRAVVAIPRSEELRFNDMCGARGLPAARIGVVDGDAVEVQGEFTLSLTDLRTAHTETIPALFA; encoded by the coding sequence ATGAGCCGGACGCCTCTGGACACGGTCGAGCACGCGGCCGAGACCCCCGACGTCGAGCTGCCCTGGGCCGAACTGGGCATGAAGAAGGACGAGTACGAGCGGGTCGTGGAGATCCTCGGCCGTCGCCCGACCGGCGCCGAGCTCGCCATGTACTCGGTCATGTGGTCCGAGCACTGCAGCTACAAGTCCTCCAAGGTGCACCTGCGCCAGTTCGGCGAGAAGGCCCCCCAGTCGGACGCCCTCCTCGTCGGCATCGGCGAGAACGCGGGCGTCGTCGACGTCGGCCAGGGCTACGCGGTCACCTTCAAGGTCGAGTCGCACAACCACCCGTCGTACGTCGAGCCATACCAGGGCGCGGCCACCGGCGTCGGCGGCATCGTGCGCGACATCATCGCGATGGGCGCGCGCCCGGTGGCGGTGGTCGACCCCCTGCGCTTCGGCGCCGCCGACCACCCCGACACCAAGCGCGTACTGCCCGGTGTCGTCGCGGGCATCGGCGGCTACGGCAACTGCCTGGGCCTGCCCAACATCGGCGGCGAGGTCGTCTTCGACGCCTGCTACCAGGGCAACCCGCTGGTCAACGCCGGTGCCATCGGCGTCATGCGGCACGAGGACATCCACCTCGCGAAGGCGTCGGGCTCGGGCAACAAGGTCATCCTGTACGGGGCCCGCACGGGCGGCGACGGCATCGGCGGCGCCTCCATCCTGGCCTCCGAGACCTTCGACGACGCCAAGCCGTCGAAGCGTCCCGCCGTCCAGGTCGGCGACCCCTTCCAGGAGAAGCTCCTCATCGAGTGCACCCTGGAGGCCTTCGCCGAGAAGCTGGTCGTCGGCATCCAGGACCTGGGAGCCGCCGGACTGTCCTGCGCCACCAGCGAGTTGGCGTCCAACGGCTCCGGCGGCATGCGCGTGACGCTGGACGACGTACCCCTGCGCGACTCGACTCTCTCGCCCGAGGAAATCCTCATGAGCGAGTCGCAGGAACGCATGTGCGCGGTCGTCGAGCCGTCGAAGGTCGACCGGTTCCTGGAGATCTGCGACAAGTGGGACGTCATCGCCACGGTGATCGGTGAGGTGACCGACGGCGACCGCCTGGAGATCTTCTGGCACGGCGGCAAGATCGTCGACGTCGACCCGCGCACGGTCGCGCACGACGGCCCGGTCTACGAGCGTCCGTACGCCCGTCCGGAGTGGCAGGACGCGCTCCAGGCGGACGACGCCAACAAGCTGCCCAGGCCCGAGACCTCGGAGGAGCTGAAGAAGCAGGTCCTCCAGCTCGTCTCCTCCCCGAACCAGGCCTCCAAGTCCTGGATCACCTCCCAGTACGACCACTTCGTGCAGGGCAACACGGTGCTGGCGCAGCCCGAGGACTCGGGCATGATCCGCATCGACGCGGAGTCCGGTCTCGGGGTCGCCATCGCCACGGACGGCAACGGCCGCTACACCAAGCTGGACCCGTACCACGGCGCGCAGTTGGCGCTGGCGGAGGCGTACCGGAACGTCGCGACGACCGGTGCCAAGCCGCTCGCCGTCTCCGACTGTCTGAACTTCGGTTCGCCCGAGGACCCGGCCGTCATGTGGCAGTTCGCGGAGGCCATCCGCGGACTGGCCGACGGCTGCCTGCAGTTGGGCACCCCGGTCACCGGCGGCAACGTCTCGCTCTACAACCAGACGGGCGAGGCGGCCATCCACCCCACGCCCGTGGTCGCGGTCCTGGGCGTCATCGACGACGTCGCCCGCCGCACTCCCGTCGCCTACCGGGAAGAGGGCCAGCTCCTCTACCTCCTCGGCGACACCCACGAGGAATTCGGCGGGTCGGCCTGGTCGCAGGTCGTCCACGACCACCTCGGCGGGCTGCCCCCGAAGGTCGACCTGGAGCGCGAACGCCTCCTCGGCGAGATCCTGATCTCCGCCTCCCGCGACGGCATGATCGACTCCGCGCACGACCTGTCCGACGGCGGTCTGATCCAGGCCGTGGTCGAGTCGGCGCTGCTCGGCGACAAGGGTGCGCGGCTCGTCGTGCCCGACGGGCTCGACGCGTTCACGTTCCTGTTCTCCGAGTCCGCGGGCCGCGCCGTCGTGGCGATCCCGCGCTCGGAGGAGCTCCGGTTCAACGACATGTGCGGTGCGCGGGGGTTGCCGGCCGCTCGCATCGGTGTCGTCGACGGGGACGCGGTCGAGGTCCAGGGCGAGTTCACCCTGTCCCTGACGGACCTGCGCACGGCCCACACGGAGACGATCCCGGCGCTGTTCGCGTAA